One Roseimaritima multifibrata DNA window includes the following coding sequences:
- a CDS encoding family 16 glycoside hydrolase yields the protein MNSLTLKASRSLAMGVLFLTLFAIAFGSTSNAEDGVFEVLFDGKSLAGWEGNPELWSVVDGAILGQTDPAKPLPGNTFLIWNGEEIGDFDFRCKVRFEGNNTGVMYRSDVTDAAGFVMAGNQADLHPKAEYFGMLYSEKTGRGIVATRGQKVQIAPDGKKKVVGKVGDDSALVDQEWNDLRIVAVGNRVIHQVNGITTVDVTDRFADAKQKGRIGLQLHAGPAMKAEFRGLLLRQLTDADRKQVLAQAIKDGQPAPAKASDEGALEVPPASDSSWLTDAPAAHWVWAAEHKNNQKVWFRRGFELAGKARTARLYATCDNQIKLWLNGKEMGVSDNWAKPIELDVTKALVVGKNQLAVEGQNEGGVAGLVLKLVVTNQDGSKFQLVTDGQWKLTGEKPTNWLAAEFDDSAWQAVSVSKKQLGAGPWGIPNYSKSGSDSGQAADPLAAKNIMSPPGFVVERIYAVPKEQGSWVALTVDPQGRLYACDQQDKGLYRITMADEGQGDPKVEKVDVSFNGEPLKAAQGLLWAFDALWFHRNGGHLYRLTDANGDDRLDTAEQIAGGTGGGEHGNHGLVVTEDGNAIYMDGGNHAPLGELAGSRVPTWDEDLLLPRMWDANGHARGKLAPGGWVTRLDPKTLQQTLHTIGFRNQYDIDLNRNGDLFTYDADMEWDLGLPWYRPTRICHVVSGADYGWRSGSGKWPAYYEDSLPPVVDIGPGSPTGVVSGEGTDFPTKYQDALYALDWTFGTIYAIHLEASGAGYTGVAEPFVYGAPLPVTDAIVGKDGSLYFTVGGRGAKSGLFRVRYVGDASKEAPTATDPKAVAARESRRQLEAFHGKQDPAAVAAALPFLASPDRFLRHAARVAIESQPVDSWRDQVLTSDDAQTRITGAVALARMGEETDRAGLLASLNALDLETLSDSQLLGALRAYALAFIRLGSPTAEEQAAVIAKLDPMLPHRSDDVNTELIRVLVKLRAPGIVSKVIPMIVDREPTVFPDWSDLASRNRGYGARIQELMKNPPPAREIQYAFMLRSLRSGWTLEQRRAYFTFLNEAAKASGGASYPGYLTRIRDEALGNCSNAERTALQDITGESFDPEPDFEIAPVKGPGKVWDVQQAAQAVRGKPNFERGRSLFFAAKCASCHRMGGLGGTVGPDLTSIPNKFDTRYVIEAIVDPSKDISDQYGSSVVLLDSGQIVTGLVVANQDASEGTGQLVVYPSDPDAKPVTVDAETVEEINPSPISQMPKELLDALSPAEVNDLMQYLMSAGNPEDKRYQ from the coding sequence ATGAATTCACTGACTTTGAAGGCTTCTCGCTCCCTAGCCATGGGGGTGTTGTTTCTAACTCTTTTTGCGATTGCTTTTGGTTCAACGTCCAACGCCGAAGACGGGGTTTTCGAAGTCCTGTTTGACGGCAAAAGTCTGGCCGGTTGGGAAGGCAATCCCGAACTTTGGAGTGTCGTCGATGGGGCGATTTTGGGGCAAACCGATCCCGCTAAGCCTCTGCCTGGAAACACTTTTCTGATTTGGAATGGAGAGGAGATCGGTGATTTTGATTTTCGCTGCAAGGTTCGATTCGAGGGAAACAACACAGGCGTCATGTACCGCAGTGATGTTACCGACGCCGCAGGCTTTGTGATGGCTGGCAATCAAGCTGACCTGCATCCAAAGGCCGAGTATTTCGGAATGTTGTACAGCGAAAAAACTGGACGCGGGATCGTGGCCACTCGAGGCCAAAAGGTGCAGATCGCTCCCGACGGGAAGAAAAAAGTTGTCGGCAAGGTCGGCGACGATTCGGCTTTGGTCGACCAAGAGTGGAACGATTTGCGGATCGTTGCGGTTGGTAACCGAGTCATTCATCAGGTCAACGGAATCACGACGGTTGATGTCACGGATCGGTTTGCCGATGCAAAACAGAAAGGCCGAATTGGTTTGCAGTTGCACGCAGGGCCAGCGATGAAAGCTGAATTTCGTGGTCTGTTGCTGCGGCAATTGACTGATGCGGATCGCAAGCAAGTGCTGGCCCAAGCGATCAAAGATGGGCAGCCGGCCCCCGCTAAAGCAAGCGACGAAGGGGCACTTGAGGTCCCGCCTGCCAGTGATTCGTCTTGGCTGACCGATGCCCCGGCCGCCCACTGGGTTTGGGCTGCTGAACATAAAAACAATCAAAAGGTTTGGTTTCGTCGAGGATTTGAGCTCGCTGGAAAAGCACGCACCGCTCGGCTGTACGCAACCTGCGACAACCAAATCAAATTATGGCTGAACGGAAAAGAAATGGGGGTAAGCGACAACTGGGCAAAACCGATCGAACTGGACGTCACCAAGGCGTTGGTCGTCGGTAAAAATCAGTTGGCTGTCGAAGGACAGAACGAAGGGGGAGTCGCCGGTTTGGTTTTGAAACTGGTGGTTACCAACCAAGATGGTTCGAAGTTCCAACTGGTGACCGATGGTCAATGGAAACTGACTGGCGAGAAACCGACGAACTGGCTGGCCGCTGAATTTGATGATTCCGCTTGGCAAGCGGTCAGCGTCAGCAAAAAACAATTGGGAGCCGGCCCTTGGGGGATTCCGAATTACAGCAAATCGGGCTCCGATTCCGGACAGGCCGCCGATCCGCTGGCGGCTAAAAATATTATGTCGCCGCCAGGGTTTGTGGTCGAACGCATCTATGCCGTTCCAAAAGAACAGGGAAGCTGGGTCGCACTGACGGTCGATCCGCAAGGGCGGCTCTACGCGTGTGATCAACAGGACAAAGGGCTCTACCGCATCACCATGGCAGACGAAGGGCAGGGCGACCCCAAAGTCGAAAAAGTGGATGTCTCCTTTAACGGTGAACCTCTGAAAGCCGCTCAAGGTTTGCTTTGGGCTTTTGATGCCCTTTGGTTCCATCGCAACGGTGGGCATCTTTATCGTCTGACAGATGCCAACGGTGATGATCGGTTAGATACCGCTGAACAGATCGCGGGTGGAACGGGCGGTGGTGAGCATGGCAATCATGGTTTGGTCGTTACCGAAGATGGGAACGCGATCTATATGGATGGCGGGAACCACGCACCGCTTGGCGAATTGGCCGGCAGTCGTGTCCCCACCTGGGACGAAGATCTGTTGTTGCCTCGGATGTGGGATGCCAATGGGCATGCCAGAGGCAAATTGGCGCCAGGTGGTTGGGTGACTCGGCTGGATCCGAAAACGCTGCAGCAGACGCTTCATACGATCGGTTTCCGCAATCAGTACGATATCGATTTGAACCGCAACGGGGATCTGTTCACCTACGATGCCGATATGGAATGGGATTTGGGGCTTCCCTGGTACCGCCCCACGCGAATCTGTCACGTCGTTAGCGGAGCCGATTACGGTTGGCGCAGTGGATCCGGAAAATGGCCTGCCTACTACGAGGATAGTTTGCCGCCGGTTGTGGATATTGGTCCTGGATCACCGACCGGGGTGGTGAGCGGCGAAGGGACGGATTTCCCAACCAAGTACCAGGACGCGCTCTACGCGCTCGATTGGACCTTTGGCACGATCTACGCGATCCATCTGGAGGCTTCGGGGGCGGGATACACGGGAGTCGCAGAGCCTTTTGTCTATGGAGCTCCGTTGCCGGTAACCGACGCGATTGTTGGCAAAGATGGCTCGCTCTACTTCACCGTCGGGGGACGGGGGGCGAAGTCCGGTCTGTTTCGTGTGCGATATGTTGGCGATGCCTCCAAGGAAGCACCGACCGCGACCGATCCCAAAGCGGTTGCGGCTCGGGAAAGCCGCCGACAATTGGAAGCGTTTCATGGCAAGCAAGATCCTGCTGCGGTTGCCGCCGCTTTGCCATTCCTGGCATCCCCAGACCGTTTCTTGCGGCATGCCGCTCGAGTTGCGATCGAAAGCCAACCTGTTGATTCTTGGCGCGATCAAGTCCTCACAAGCGACGATGCACAAACACGAATTACCGGAGCCGTCGCATTGGCACGGATGGGCGAAGAGACCGACCGAGCCGGGTTGCTTGCAAGTCTGAACGCATTGGATTTGGAGACGCTTAGTGATTCGCAGTTGTTGGGGGCACTGCGAGCCTACGCGTTGGCATTCATCCGCTTGGGAAGCCCAACCGCAGAAGAGCAGGCCGCAGTGATTGCGAAGTTAGATCCGATGTTGCCTCATCGCAGTGACGATGTGAATACGGAACTGATTCGCGTCCTGGTCAAGCTTCGTGCTCCAGGAATCGTGTCGAAAGTGATCCCGATGATCGTTGATCGAGAGCCAACCGTCTTTCCTGACTGGTCGGATCTCGCCTCTCGAAATCGAGGCTACGGAGCACGCATTCAAGAATTAATGAAAAACCCGCCTCCTGCCCGAGAAATTCAGTATGCCTTCATGCTGCGTTCCCTTCGCAGCGGTTGGACGCTCGAGCAACGGCGCGCCTATTTCACCTTTTTGAATGAAGCCGCCAAGGCTTCCGGTGGCGCTAGCTATCCGGGGTACCTAACCCGAATTCGCGACGAGGCACTTGGCAATTGCAGTAACGCCGAACGGACGGCACTGCAGGACATTACCGGCGAGAGCTTTGACCCCGAACCTGACTTCGAGATCGCTCCGGTGAAAGGGCCGGGAAAAGTTTGGGACGTTCAGCAAGCGGCTCAAGCGGTCCGCGGAAAACCGAATTTCGAACGAGGTCGATCATTGTTTTTTGCCGCCAAGTGTGCCTCCTGTCATCGTATGGGCGGACTGGGGGGGACCGTCGGCCCTGACCTGACAAGTATCCCCAATAAATTTGATACTCGTTATGTCATCGAAGCGATCGTTGATCCGAGCAAGGATATTTCCGATCAATATGGTTCGTCGGTCGTCCTCCTGGACAGCGGGCAGATTGTCACCGGGTTGGTGGTCGCCAATCAGGACGCATCCGAAGGGACTGGCCAATTGGTTGTCTATCCAAGTGATCCGGACGCAAAACCGGTAACCGTCGATGCGGAGACGGTTGAAGAGATCAATCCTTCGCCGATTTCGCAGATGCCAAAGGAATTGCTAGATGCGCTATCGCCTGCCGAGGTGAATGATCTGATGCAGTACCTGATGAGCGCCGGCAATCCGGAAGACAAAAGGTATCAGTAG
- a CDS encoding NAD-dependent epimerase/dehydratase family protein, translated as MTTSLVTGGSGFIGSHLVESLLERGDHVIVVDDLSTGNLANITGFRDHPKLEWIEGTIENKELVTQVVDRADEVYHLAAAVGVALIAKQPIQTIERNIYPTQLILNRLGERVKEGDKVRCFIASTSEVYGKNPKPTWSEEDDLVFGSTTKPRWSYGASKAIDEFLALAFHRQHNLNVVVGRFFNVVGPRQTGAYGMVLPRFVEAAVAGRPITVHDDGKQTRCFAHVHDVRRAILDLVATDACMGRVFNIGSDQPISILELAQRVQERVNPDCGITFQSYADAYDNSFEDIRRRVPDLTRIQEAIGYKRDYDLNAIIDAVAAYKRAEA; from the coding sequence GTGACGACGTCATTGGTAACCGGAGGCTCAGGCTTCATTGGCTCGCATCTTGTGGAATCCCTTCTTGAGCGTGGGGATCACGTCATCGTTGTCGATGACCTGTCTACCGGAAACCTGGCCAACATCACCGGCTTTCGCGATCACCCCAAGCTGGAGTGGATCGAAGGGACTATTGAGAACAAAGAATTGGTGACTCAGGTAGTCGACCGAGCCGACGAGGTCTACCACCTGGCGGCGGCGGTCGGGGTTGCTCTGATTGCGAAACAACCGATTCAGACTATTGAGCGGAATATTTACCCGACTCAGTTGATCTTGAATCGACTTGGCGAACGGGTCAAAGAGGGTGACAAAGTACGCTGCTTCATCGCCAGCACAAGCGAAGTCTACGGCAAGAACCCCAAACCGACGTGGTCTGAAGAAGACGATTTGGTGTTCGGTTCGACCACCAAGCCTCGCTGGAGCTACGGAGCCTCGAAAGCGATCGACGAATTCCTGGCGCTGGCATTTCATCGCCAGCACAACCTGAATGTTGTCGTCGGCAGGTTCTTTAATGTTGTCGGTCCACGGCAGACGGGCGCCTACGGAATGGTCCTGCCCAGGTTTGTCGAAGCGGCCGTCGCGGGTCGTCCGATCACGGTCCACGACGATGGAAAACAGACCCGCTGCTTTGCCCACGTGCACGACGTTCGCCGCGCAATCCTGGACCTGGTCGCAACCGATGCATGTATGGGTCGAGTCTTTAACATCGGTAGCGACCAACCGATCTCGATCCTCGAACTGGCCCAACGTGTCCAAGAACGGGTCAATCCCGACTGCGGGATCACCTTCCAATCGTATGCAGACGCCTACGACAACAGCTTCGAAGACATCCGCCGCCGAGTCCCCGACCTCACCCGAATCCAAGAGGCCATCGGCTACAAACGGGACTACGATCTAAACGCCATCATCGACGCAGTCGCCGCCTACAAGCGAGCCGAAGCGTAA
- a CDS encoding GNAT family N-acetyltransferase, producing MIKVRPLRPDDRRDEFTSGDIDLDRFFQKFAGQNQFRLHIGTTYVAVNAECIVGFVTVSATSIVITDLPKGLRNRLPKYPLPALRLARLAVARNEQGRGIGKLLLRATFDLAREMAKRTGCIGVVVDAKPDAIQFYKRYGFESLEVISGKLGDRPAPQPMFLPLGSIPKR from the coding sequence GTGATTAAAGTCCGTCCTCTACGGCCTGATGACCGGCGCGACGAGTTCACTAGCGGAGACATCGATTTAGATCGTTTCTTTCAAAAGTTCGCAGGACAGAACCAGTTTCGCCTGCATATTGGCACGACCTATGTCGCAGTCAATGCCGAATGCATCGTCGGGTTTGTGACCGTTTCGGCGACCTCGATCGTGATCACGGACTTACCCAAGGGGCTGCGCAACCGCTTGCCAAAGTATCCGCTGCCCGCTCTTCGGTTGGCGCGACTGGCAGTCGCCAGGAATGAGCAAGGACGAGGTATTGGCAAACTCCTTTTACGAGCAACATTCGACCTTGCCCGTGAAATGGCCAAGCGAACCGGCTGCATTGGCGTCGTGGTCGATGCGAAACCGGACGCGATTCAGTTTTACAAACGATACGGCTTCGAGTCACTCGAAGTGATTAGCGGAAAGCTGGGCGACCGACCGGCTCCACAACCGATGTTCTTGCCGCTCGGTTCGATTCCCAAACGTTAG
- a CDS encoding serine/threonine-protein kinase has protein sequence MIVSENACNDAGLYSLLREDESSHGYQSALQHVDSCTACQVRLEQMAAESGLWQEAQEVLTSSHEPATGSAKADELAFPLNRRPVAWSESVAKALLAPPSHPELLGRIGRYDVERLIGSGGMGVVFKAYDTELNRPVAVKLLAPYLAESGSARNRFAREARSAAGVVDDHVVPIYNVESENDPPFLVMQYVAGGSLQETLDRNGPLEVGEILRIGMQTAKGLAAAHAQGLIHRDVKPSNILLDEGVERALLTDFGLARAEDDACLTRSGFHPGTPHYMSPEQVRGDAIDGRSDLFGLGCVLYALCTGHPPFRAETSYAVLRRITDDTARPIRQLNPDIPDWLESIVMKLLSKSREGRFGSAEQVAELLEDCLAHVQHPTATPLPKRVEPLTQRLPLALSGGSGRKVWRHWFYIGFAAFSLLFAGFLVVLEMNKGTLTIESDADDVPIRIMQGDDVVEVLTVNKGTESVQIAAGNYFVEIDGEFDGVVVDKGLVSLKRRGEERVKLSLSSVELAATPVKPAANENSINFDSLEDLPIDTQVHVVGCYGPVNHQPIEVFVKSTGKPMVIVLNCYSVANWNWNVDPDADVRGVILSGYNAQQFSHSAPRKGIPTIINTYFPMKGGIEKPEREERSKAFFLAHSPLEEKEFEKMLNRVDRLTERKVTSFQTIAEAKEFVIDGKRGLEELEIAKRWLAFAPGQDKNSEEFIIIDYRLHELLLDRQRPTPTKQFAEKMDALGIPRLTQDVAVIQETKKESNAVGPAAEKQATAPSPEPFASSPHDFGIDSGSTTGNLLTGTWEIEISSPGKPKRSGIAAFAGNGGMIAASGDETVPLQFTYDIQPNFPQPEEAPFWIDLYATAGAADGGPSRWHGIVEASRSSIALCFAREDQIKPHGRPASIKDADLDVFVKVVFLKRTGSDEESNAVDTPAPTNASTSATISVDGKNRIVVLKGDKESVELTADSLNAMMNQPHSAAKERGADEAVMDKRETEPPRN, from the coding sequence ATGATTGTCAGTGAAAATGCGTGCAACGACGCTGGGCTATACAGCCTGCTGAGAGAGGACGAATCGAGTCACGGTTACCAATCGGCACTTCAGCACGTTGATTCTTGCACGGCGTGCCAAGTCCGTTTGGAACAGATGGCAGCCGAATCGGGCCTGTGGCAAGAAGCCCAGGAGGTACTGACGAGCAGTCATGAGCCCGCTACGGGCAGTGCCAAAGCCGATGAGTTGGCATTCCCCTTGAATCGCCGCCCGGTTGCTTGGAGCGAGTCGGTGGCCAAGGCGCTGCTCGCGCCACCATCGCATCCCGAATTGCTCGGCCGGATCGGTCGCTATGACGTGGAACGACTGATCGGAAGTGGCGGCATGGGGGTCGTCTTCAAAGCGTACGATACGGAACTGAATCGTCCGGTGGCGGTGAAATTGCTGGCTCCCTATTTGGCGGAGAGCGGATCGGCCAGGAACCGGTTTGCTCGCGAGGCTCGTTCGGCAGCGGGCGTGGTCGACGACCATGTTGTCCCAATTTACAACGTCGAATCGGAAAACGATCCGCCCTTTCTAGTGATGCAATACGTTGCTGGCGGATCGCTTCAAGAAACGCTCGACCGAAACGGCCCCTTGGAAGTCGGCGAGATTCTCCGTATCGGGATGCAGACCGCCAAAGGGCTCGCCGCCGCACACGCTCAAGGGTTGATTCATCGCGATGTCAAACCATCGAACATCCTGCTCGATGAAGGTGTCGAACGAGCCTTGCTAACCGATTTCGGTTTGGCCCGTGCCGAAGACGATGCCTGTTTGACACGCAGCGGTTTTCATCCTGGCACCCCGCACTACATGTCGCCCGAGCAAGTACGGGGCGATGCAATCGACGGACGGAGCGATTTGTTCGGTCTCGGCTGTGTGTTGTATGCCCTGTGTACCGGTCATCCACCATTCCGCGCCGAAACCAGCTACGCCGTCCTCCGTCGCATCACCGACGACACGGCGCGTCCGATACGCCAACTCAATCCCGATATCCCCGATTGGCTAGAAAGCATCGTGATGAAACTGCTTTCCAAATCGCGAGAAGGTCGCTTTGGCTCGGCCGAACAAGTCGCCGAGTTGCTGGAGGATTGCCTTGCTCATGTGCAGCATCCCACGGCGACACCGCTACCAAAACGTGTAGAGCCGTTGACTCAACGGCTTCCATTGGCCCTAAGCGGCGGTTCTGGCAGAAAAGTTTGGAGACATTGGTTCTACATTGGATTCGCTGCATTCTCGTTGTTGTTTGCGGGATTTCTGGTCGTCCTGGAAATGAACAAGGGGACGCTGACGATCGAGTCCGATGCGGACGACGTGCCAATTCGGATTATGCAGGGTGACGATGTCGTGGAGGTACTAACCGTAAACAAAGGCACCGAATCCGTTCAGATTGCTGCTGGAAACTACTTTGTGGAGATCGACGGAGAGTTTGATGGTGTCGTCGTTGACAAAGGTCTCGTTTCGCTAAAACGCCGTGGGGAAGAACGTGTCAAGTTGAGCCTGTCGAGCGTCGAATTGGCGGCAACCCCGGTGAAACCAGCGGCCAATGAAAACTCGATCAACTTCGATTCTCTCGAAGACTTGCCCATCGACACACAAGTTCATGTTGTTGGGTGCTATGGGCCTGTCAATCATCAACCGATTGAGGTGTTCGTGAAATCAACAGGCAAGCCAATGGTGATCGTCCTAAATTGTTATAGCGTCGCAAATTGGAATTGGAATGTGGATCCAGATGCGGATGTGCGTGGTGTGATTCTTTCCGGTTACAACGCTCAGCAGTTCTCGCACTCGGCTCCAAGGAAGGGTATTCCAACAATCATCAATACCTATTTCCCAATGAAAGGTGGTATTGAGAAGCCCGAAAGAGAGGAACGCTCAAAGGCATTTTTTCTGGCCCATTCGCCTCTGGAAGAGAAGGAATTCGAAAAGATGCTAAATCGTGTAGACCGTTTGACCGAACGAAAAGTGACGTCGTTCCAAACCATTGCAGAGGCCAAAGAGTTCGTCATTGATGGAAAGCGTGGACTAGAAGAACTGGAGATTGCGAAACGTTGGCTTGCGTTTGCACCAGGCCAAGACAAGAATTCCGAAGAGTTTATTATTATCGATTACAGATTGCACGAACTATTGCTCGATCGCCAACGTCCAACTCCAACCAAGCAATTTGCTGAAAAAATGGACGCTTTGGGTATTCCGAGACTTACGCAGGATGTTGCTGTAATTCAGGAAACCAAAAAGGAGTCCAACGCCGTAGGTCCAGCTGCGGAGAAACAGGCCACAGCACCGTCACCGGAGCCCTTTGCGTCGTCGCCGCACGATTTTGGCATCGATAGTGGTTCGACGACAGGCAATCTGCTTACTGGGACATGGGAGATTGAGATATCAAGCCCTGGGAAACCGAAGCGTTCGGGAATCGCGGCGTTCGCTGGCAACGGTGGGATGATCGCTGCTTCGGGTGATGAAACCGTACCGTTGCAATTCACTTACGACATTCAACCGAACTTCCCTCAACCGGAGGAGGCGCCATTCTGGATTGACCTATACGCAACCGCTGGCGCTGCTGATGGCGGACCTTCTCGGTGGCACGGAATCGTCGAAGCAAGCCGCTCTTCGATTGCACTCTGTTTCGCTCGTGAAGATCAAATCAAACCACACGGACGACCGGCTAGCATTAAAGATGCAGATCTGGACGTTTTCGTGAAGGTGGTGTTCCTCAAGCGAACGGGATCGGACGAGGAGTCCAACGCGGTGGATACTCCCGCCCCAACCAACGCTTCAACTTCAGCAACGATCAGCGTCGATGGCAAGAACAGAATCGTTGTTCTAAAGGGAGATAAAGAGTCCGTCGAGCTAACCGCCGACTCTCTGAACGCGATGATGAACCAACCCCATTCAGCCGCCAAAGAAAGGGGTGCTGATGAGGCCGTAATGGACAAACGCGAAACAGAGCCACCAAGGAATTGA
- a CDS encoding RNA polymerase sigma factor, which produces MLPSPLETRASLILRLPDAADVVAWDEAVAIYAPLIRRLAVAQGMQPADADDLVQEVFSAIARSVSDWLERPDRGGFRTWLLAIARNAALNLLTRRGTRSLAAGGDDAAGMLADVESPAADISGQFDLEYRREVFRWAAAQVRDQVAEATWSAFWMTHVEGETVADVAKRLRVTVGTVYVSRSRVMNRLQEVVKQYEVTK; this is translated from the coding sequence ATGCTTCCTAGTCCACTTGAAACTCGAGCTAGCTTGATTCTGCGTCTGCCCGACGCGGCGGATGTGGTGGCTTGGGACGAAGCGGTCGCGATCTATGCTCCGTTGATTCGCCGCTTGGCGGTTGCCCAGGGGATGCAGCCCGCCGATGCGGATGATTTGGTCCAGGAAGTTTTCTCGGCGATCGCCCGCTCGGTCTCTGATTGGCTTGAACGTCCCGATCGTGGTGGGTTTCGTACTTGGTTACTAGCGATTGCTCGGAATGCAGCCTTGAACCTTCTCACCCGCCGTGGCACCCGGTCGCTGGCGGCTGGCGGCGACGACGCGGCAGGCATGTTGGCCGATGTTGAGTCACCGGCAGCGGATATTTCTGGCCAGTTTGATTTGGAATATCGCCGCGAGGTCTTTCGTTGGGCGGCGGCTCAGGTGCGAGACCAAGTGGCTGAAGCAACCTGGTCCGCATTCTGGATGACCCACGTCGAAGGCGAAACCGTTGCCGATGTGGCGAAGCGACTCAGAGTCACCGTGGGCACCGTGTACGTCAGCCGATCACGAGTCATGAATCGACTGCAGGAAGTTGTCAAACAATACGAGGTAACAAAATGA
- a CDS encoding Na+/H+ antiporter NhaC family protein has product MTFGILSLLPSAIAILLAIITRRVLASLGIAVVVGALLLAWRLPVSPEPFGEGSMLPEAFRGSFPLRSLGYLGSHLYFSVFDFDHIRVLVFSLLLGGMTGVLEASQSMRAVMQTLAARIRGRKGGQSLIAGMGLAIFFDDYANTLLLGGTMRRVSDKLRISRAKLAYLVDSTAAPVAGLAVVSTWVATEISLIGEGIPEGVDVTAFSLFLQSIAYRFYPVFALILVLVIARTGRDFGPMLAAEREAVRGIPAGENASNDQPDSDAILPPARGWQWISAVLPVVLCVFAVGWSLYQTGTATLLESGDRIPPGVEGWGLIIGNADSYNALVIGGATGLLAAVLLGWMADFTFAGLRTLGIGILRGAWQIMPAMFVLWLAWALSAMADEGHLDAGGYLKNQISDRLAEWALPTVVFLVAALVAFSTGTSWGTMALLTPLAVQLGFQVSGGAEVNASVLAATGAVLAGSIMGDHCSPISDTTVLSSRACGCDHVQHVRTQMPYSLLAGGVAVGAGTLPAAMGMSPWIGMVIGAAALYGVVRFCGQDVSLLAVEEEMS; this is encoded by the coding sequence GTGACGTTTGGAATTCTTAGTCTGCTGCCATCGGCCATCGCCATTCTCTTGGCGATCATCACGCGACGAGTGTTGGCCTCGCTAGGGATTGCGGTGGTGGTTGGGGCCCTGTTGCTGGCGTGGCGATTGCCGGTTTCACCGGAACCGTTTGGCGAAGGAAGCATGCTGCCCGAAGCGTTCCGCGGTTCGTTTCCGCTGCGTTCGCTAGGGTACCTGGGAAGCCACCTCTATTTTTCGGTGTTCGATTTTGATCACATTCGAGTGCTGGTCTTTAGCCTCTTGCTAGGTGGAATGACCGGAGTCTTGGAAGCCAGCCAATCGATGCGCGCGGTCATGCAGACTTTGGCGGCTCGGATCCGTGGTCGGAAAGGTGGGCAGTCTTTGATCGCTGGAATGGGATTGGCGATCTTTTTCGATGACTATGCCAACACGTTGCTGCTGGGCGGGACGATGCGACGTGTGAGTGACAAATTGCGAATCTCGCGGGCGAAGCTGGCCTATCTGGTCGATTCGACAGCCGCTCCGGTGGCCGGTTTGGCTGTTGTCAGTACATGGGTTGCAACCGAGATCAGTTTGATCGGCGAAGGGATTCCCGAAGGGGTCGACGTGACGGCCTTTTCGCTTTTCTTGCAGTCGATTGCTTATCGCTTTTATCCTGTTTTTGCGTTGATTCTTGTTTTGGTGATCGCTCGGACAGGGCGTGATTTTGGGCCGATGCTGGCCGCAGAACGGGAAGCGGTTCGAGGCATTCCGGCGGGTGAAAATGCGTCGAATGACCAGCCCGATTCGGATGCCATTCTGCCGCCTGCGCGGGGATGGCAATGGATATCCGCAGTTTTGCCGGTAGTCCTCTGCGTGTTTGCTGTGGGATGGTCGTTGTATCAAACCGGGACTGCAACTCTGCTTGAATCGGGGGATCGGATTCCGCCGGGCGTCGAAGGTTGGGGGCTGATTATCGGGAACGCCGATTCCTACAACGCATTGGTTATTGGTGGGGCGACGGGGTTGTTGGCGGCCGTCCTGTTGGGCTGGATGGCTGATTTCACTTTTGCCGGATTGCGTACGTTGGGGATCGGAATCCTCCGTGGGGCATGGCAGATCATGCCGGCAATGTTTGTGTTGTGGTTGGCCTGGGCGCTCTCGGCGATGGCGGACGAAGGGCATCTGGATGCGGGCGGTTATTTGAAAAACCAGATCAGTGATCGATTGGCTGAGTGGGCGCTGCCGACGGTCGTTTTTTTGGTCGCCGCGCTGGTCGCTTTTTCGACGGGGACCAGCTGGGGGACGATGGCGCTGCTGACTCCGCTGGCTGTCCAATTAGGATTTCAAGTCTCCGGTGGGGCCGAAGTGAATGCCTCGGTACTGGCTGCAACCGGAGCGGTTCTCGCCGGTTCGATTATGGGGGATCATTGTTCACCGATCTCCGATACCACGGTCCTTTCGAGTCGAGCCTGTGGATGTGACCACGTACAACATGTGAGGACTCAAATGCCTTATTCTCTGCTAGCGGGAGGAGTCGCTGTGGGGGCCGGGACGTTGCCCGCCGCCATGGGGATGTCTCCTTGGATTGGAATGGTTATCGGGGCAGCCGCGTTGTACGGGGTGGTTCGGTTCTGCGGTCAAGACGTTTCCTTGCTTGCCGTTGAGGAGGAAATGTCATAG